One Algihabitans albus DNA segment encodes these proteins:
- a CDS encoding IclR family transcriptional regulator, protein MKTSPGPLAEEAYLEKDDEISPDSSTDRKFITALARGFEILRAFKPGNGALGNQELSRVTGIPKATVSRLTHTLSELGYLRHLKAEGKYEPTESILALGYAVLSNMLVRQIAHDPMQEMALQHKVSVGLASRDRLSMIFVDVCNSRSLGTLRLEIGSRVPLPNTAVGRAFLAGIEEQERQFFYEHFAQRLGAAEWAVLKERVEEAIAQVEDRGFCYVEDEWHHGMRAVGTPLTSMGRQTVMGMMCGAPAFVVDREKLEGELGPRLAHLCRSLTPMLR, encoded by the coding sequence ATGAAAACCAGTCCCGGCCCTCTCGCCGAAGAGGCTTACCTCGAGAAGGACGACGAGATTTCTCCCGATTCCAGTACCGACCGTAAGTTCATTACGGCGCTGGCACGTGGATTTGAGATCCTGCGCGCGTTCAAGCCGGGGAACGGGGCGCTCGGCAATCAGGAACTGTCGCGAGTCACCGGCATCCCCAAGGCGACGGTCTCGCGGCTGACCCACACCCTGTCCGAACTCGGCTATCTGCGTCACTTGAAGGCCGAAGGTAAGTACGAGCCGACGGAATCGATTCTCGCACTGGGCTATGCTGTACTGTCGAACATGCTGGTGCGCCAGATCGCGCACGACCCGATGCAGGAGATGGCTCTGCAGCATAAGGTCTCGGTCGGCCTGGCCAGCCGGGATCGGCTCAGCATGATCTTCGTCGACGTCTGCAACAGTCGCTCGCTCGGGACCCTGCGCCTGGAGATCGGCTCGCGCGTGCCCCTGCCGAATACGGCCGTCGGGCGGGCTTTCCTCGCCGGAATCGAAGAGCAAGAGCGGCAGTTCTTCTACGAACACTTCGCACAGCGGCTGGGCGCGGCTGAGTGGGCGGTTCTGAAGGAGCGGGTTGAGGAAGCCATCGCTCAGGTGGAGGACCGGGGCTTCTGCTACGTGGAGGACGAGTGGCATCATGGAATGCGCGCCGTCGGTACGCCCTTGACGTCGATGGGTCGGCAGACGGTGATGGGCATGATGTGCGGCGCGCCGGCCTTCGTGGTGGATCGCGAGAAGCTGGAGGGTGAGTTGGGCCCCAGATTGGCGCACCTCTGTCGCAGCTTGACGCCGATGCTGCGCTGA
- a CDS encoding ABC transporter permease — protein MADTTQRPSTALPADGSAVAALSKAEQRKQADRRRRQKIWLARALLLVGIISLWQFAAGRLVSDFFIGRPTEIAETLYIWAASGKLFFHAGITSIEALLGFLLGSAIGMIFGVVLGRAQTLADVLDPFIMMFYSLPKIALAPMFILWFGIGIDMKIYLTATIVFFLVFLNTYSGVRAVSREQIAIMRLMGANESDILRKVVIPSAITWVFNGLRLSVPYALIGAIVGELIASNKGLGYLLADASGQFDTSGMFAALIAIMMLALILNFAVKWFEKKAMPWKTVEDKREMSI, from the coding sequence ATGGCCGATACGACGCAGCGTCCCTCCACCGCCTTGCCCGCCGACGGATCGGCGGTGGCGGCTCTCAGCAAGGCCGAGCAACGGAAGCAGGCCGATCGCCGGCGCCGCCAGAAGATCTGGCTCGCCCGCGCTCTGCTGCTGGTCGGTATCATCTCCCTATGGCAGTTTGCGGCCGGTCGACTCGTTTCCGATTTCTTCATCGGCAGGCCGACGGAGATCGCGGAAACCCTCTATATCTGGGCGGCCTCGGGTAAGCTGTTTTTTCACGCCGGAATCACCAGTATCGAAGCGCTGCTCGGCTTTCTTCTGGGCAGTGCGATCGGCATGATCTTCGGCGTCGTTCTGGGTCGCGCACAGACGCTTGCGGACGTGCTCGACCCCTTCATCATGATGTTCTACAGCCTGCCCAAGATCGCGCTGGCGCCGATGTTTATCCTCTGGTTCGGCATCGGCATCGATATGAAGATCTACCTGACGGCCACCATCGTGTTCTTCCTGGTGTTCCTCAACACCTACTCCGGAGTTCGCGCGGTCAGCCGCGAGCAGATCGCGATCATGCGGCTGATGGGAGCCAACGAAAGCGACATTCTGCGCAAGGTGGTGATTCCTTCCGCGATCACCTGGGTGTTCAACGGCTTGCGCTTGTCCGTGCCCTACGCGCTGATCGGCGCCATCGTCGGTGAACTGATCGCCTCCAACAAGGGCCTGGGCTACCTGCTGGCCGACGCCTCGGGGCAGTTCGACACCTCGGGAATGTTCGCTGCGCTGATCGCCATCATGATGTTGGCCTTAATCCTGAACTTTGCGGTGAAGTGGTTCGAGAAGAAGGCCATGCCGTGGAAGACCGTGGAAGACAAGCGCGAGATGTCGATCTAG
- a CDS encoding ABC transporter ATP-binding protein, whose protein sequence is MVRKAATAEAAADGEAIGMAGIGLASDTASTLISYEGVGKTFETLHGDVVAVRDITLDVREGEFVTLVGPSGCGKSTLLNMAAGLFEPTTGTVRYRDAVVAPYNQRVGYMTQNDHLLPWRDVMGNVIVPLEIRGMRKGEARDRVEELLATVGLKGFEKSYPSQLSGGMRKRCALARLLAYDPEALLMDEPFGALDAQLRLKMQIEIRRLAMSLGKTTVFVTHDLDEAVSIADRCVVFTQRPGTIARVVDVPLPRERDLLGLRHNKTYRDLTAELWDLLSPDLEGMED, encoded by the coding sequence ATGGTTCGGAAAGCGGCCACGGCCGAGGCGGCTGCGGACGGTGAGGCAATCGGCATGGCCGGGATAGGTCTCGCGTCTGACACGGCGTCGACTCTGATCTCCTATGAAGGGGTCGGAAAGACCTTCGAAACTCTGCATGGCGATGTCGTCGCCGTGCGCGACATTACCCTGGACGTTCGCGAAGGGGAGTTCGTTACCCTGGTCGGCCCGTCCGGCTGCGGAAAGTCGACCCTGCTGAACATGGCTGCCGGCCTGTTCGAGCCGACCACCGGCACGGTGCGGTATCGCGATGCCGTAGTGGCGCCGTACAACCAACGTGTCGGCTACATGACGCAGAACGATCACCTGCTGCCCTGGCGGGACGTCATGGGCAATGTGATTGTACCGCTTGAGATTCGCGGCATGCGCAAGGGAGAAGCCAGGGACAGGGTCGAGGAGTTGCTGGCCACGGTCGGGCTCAAGGGCTTCGAGAAATCCTATCCGTCACAGCTTTCGGGGGGCATGCGCAAGCGCTGCGCCCTGGCCCGACTGCTCGCCTACGATCCTGAGGCGCTCCTGATGGACGAGCCTTTCGGTGCACTCGACGCCCAGCTTCGTCTGAAGATGCAGATCGAGATTCGTCGTCTTGCCATGTCGCTTGGCAAGACCACGGTTTTTGTGACTCACGACCTCGACGAAGCGGTCAGTATCGCGGATCGCTGCGTGGTCTTCACCCAGCGGCCCGGCACGATCGCCCGCGTGGTCGACGTTCCCTTGCCGCGCGAGCGTGATCTTCTGGGGTTGCGCCACAATAAAACCTACCGGGACCTGACCGCCGAGCTTTGGGATTTGCTGTCTCCCGACCTGGAGGGGATGGAGGACTGA
- a CDS encoding isocitrate lyase/PEP mutase family protein has translation MSETFNATCPPGLRLTEKRSARLRARMAGPDLLIAPGCFDCLTARLVETAGFEAAYITGSGLSMSCLGAPDVGLASFSEVFDRVKRICDVLTIPVIADGDTGFGGPLNILRTVREFERAGVSAIQIEDQEAPKRCGHELGRKLVAPEEMEARVKAACDARLDDAFLVIARTDARSSSGLQAAINRAGRYLEAGADVLFVESPESEAEMEAICRAFPKVPMLANMVEGGRTPLLPASQLESLGYRLAIFPNSLTRLIGKMGLELMQDLKSSGTTASQAERMFDHRALWSLFDYDDWISLEARYATDR, from the coding sequence ATGTCAGAGACTTTCAATGCGACCTGCCCACCTGGATTGCGCTTGACGGAGAAGCGCAGTGCCCGCTTGCGTGCGCGTATGGCCGGTCCGGATCTTCTCATCGCACCGGGGTGCTTCGACTGCCTGACGGCGCGTCTGGTCGAAACGGCGGGATTCGAAGCCGCCTATATCACCGGTTCGGGGCTGTCGATGAGCTGCTTGGGGGCACCGGACGTCGGTCTCGCGTCCTTCTCGGAGGTGTTCGATCGGGTCAAGCGGATCTGCGATGTCCTTACGATTCCCGTGATCGCCGACGGCGATACCGGTTTCGGCGGGCCGCTCAACATCCTCCGCACGGTCCGCGAGTTCGAGCGGGCTGGCGTCAGTGCCATTCAGATCGAGGATCAGGAGGCTCCCAAACGCTGCGGTCACGAACTGGGTCGCAAGCTCGTGGCTCCAGAGGAGATGGAGGCGCGAGTCAAGGCGGCCTGCGACGCGCGCCTAGACGATGCCTTCCTGGTCATAGCCCGCACGGATGCGCGCAGCAGCTCGGGCCTTCAGGCGGCGATCAATCGTGCGGGCCGCTATTTGGAGGCCGGTGCCGACGTGCTGTTTGTCGAAAGCCCGGAAAGCGAAGCGGAGATGGAGGCGATCTGCCGCGCCTTTCCCAAGGTGCCGATGCTCGCCAACATGGTGGAGGGGGGCCGTACGCCCTTGCTGCCGGCGTCTCAGCTCGAGAGTCTGGGGTATCGTTTGGCGATTTTCCCAAACTCCTTGACCCGCTTGATCGGGAAGATGGGCCTGGAACTGATGCAGGATCTGAAGTCCAGCGGCACTACCGCCAGCCAAGCCGAACGCATGTTCGATCACCGCGCGCTCTGGTCTCTGTTCGACTACGACGACTGGATCTCGCTGGAGGCGCGTTACGCCACGGACAGATAG
- a CDS encoding SH3-like domain-containing protein, translated as MQRAMHDLGGLEAGPIDRSEHQPTLVERRIDAMMMLLRDRPRSLWKTDENRRTIEGLPPELYDGGAYYQRWVEAMRRLLVEKAVLTDSEIETKLAAVRARHVTVDPKA; from the coding sequence ATGCAACGTGCCATGCATGATCTGGGAGGTTTGGAAGCCGGTCCCATCGACCGCAGCGAGCATCAGCCGACCTTGGTCGAACGGCGGATCGACGCCATGATGATGTTGCTTCGCGACCGGCCGCGGTCGCTTTGGAAGACGGACGAAAATCGCCGCACGATCGAGGGCTTGCCGCCCGAACTCTACGATGGCGGCGCCTACTATCAGCGTTGGGTCGAGGCCATGCGCCGGCTGCTCGTCGAGAAAGCCGTGCTGACCGACAGCGAGATCGAGACGAAGCTGGCTGCCGTACGCGCCCGCCACGTAACAGTGGATCCGAAGGCGTGA
- a CDS encoding isochorismatase family protein yields MTVNDKIEKWRGLVPDSELETYVKGGFGNRIGLGRRPALLNIDTTYMFVDPAYSQCGGEDPELVSAIQRITDVFRSLELPIYYSRRDDRTHPVRRGIWNLKLGTADDFQYSRDPRADEWPDGYAPREQDVVVYKNKPSCFFETPLESFLRYDGVDSLVCIGISTSGCVRAGVTDAFSHNFRVTIPQEAVGDRCATAHRANLFDMDMKFADVEPLDNIVADLETRFAADVRAAQ; encoded by the coding sequence ATGACCGTCAATGACAAGATCGAGAAGTGGCGCGGGCTGGTGCCGGACAGCGAGTTGGAGACCTATGTCAAAGGCGGCTTCGGCAATCGGATCGGGCTGGGCAGGCGCCCGGCTCTCCTGAACATCGACACCACCTACATGTTCGTCGATCCGGCATACAGCCAGTGCGGAGGAGAAGACCCGGAACTCGTAAGCGCGATTCAGCGCATCACGGACGTTTTCCGAAGCCTGGAACTGCCGATCTACTACAGCCGCCGCGACGACCGCACCCATCCGGTCCGCCGCGGCATCTGGAATCTGAAGCTGGGGACCGCCGACGACTTCCAGTACAGCCGGGACCCGCGAGCCGACGAATGGCCGGACGGCTATGCGCCGCGAGAGCAAGACGTCGTCGTCTATAAGAACAAGCCGTCCTGCTTCTTCGAGACGCCTCTGGAATCCTTTCTCCGCTACGACGGCGTCGACAGCCTGGTCTGTATCGGCATCTCGACGAGCGGCTGCGTCCGTGCCGGCGTCACGGATGCCTTCTCGCACAACTTCCGTGTCACGATCCCTCAGGAAGCGGTCGGCGACCGCTGCGCGACGGCGCACCGGGCGAATCTCTTCGACATGGACATGAAGTTCGCGGACGTCGAACCGCTCGACAACATCGTTGCCGACCTGGAGACCCGCTTCGCCGCCGATGTCCGCGCCGCCCAATGA
- a CDS encoding GntR family transcriptional regulator yields the protein MAGLPLYHRIYTVLIEQIREGQYPPGATLPGELELAQQFDVSRVTIRKTLDQLERDGLVERRQGRGTFVRAGRATEPVKAEVTGLVENLLAMGLRTKVKVLHFAYEPAPRPVAERLEIPVGTIALHSVRLRSYKGEPFSYAVTWLPESIGRTFGRKELSSMPLTRLLVRAGAAPAEAHQKVFARAASATVAPLLELSIGAPLLGIERTVRDVHGRPVEHLRALYRPDRYAFELTMHIQSNDPDALWEPTALKGN from the coding sequence ATGGCCGGGCTGCCTCTTTACCATCGTATCTATACTGTCCTGATCGAGCAGATCAGGGAGGGCCAGTATCCGCCCGGTGCGACTCTGCCCGGAGAACTGGAGCTGGCGCAGCAGTTCGACGTCTCCCGTGTCACCATCCGTAAAACTCTGGACCAACTCGAACGCGACGGTCTCGTGGAGCGCCGCCAAGGCCGCGGTACCTTCGTACGCGCCGGTCGGGCGACCGAACCGGTAAAGGCCGAGGTCACGGGCCTGGTCGAGAATCTTCTGGCCATGGGTCTTCGCACCAAGGTCAAGGTTCTGCATTTCGCCTATGAACCCGCACCTCGACCCGTCGCCGAACGGCTGGAGATTCCCGTCGGCACGATCGCCCTGCACAGCGTCCGTCTCAGGAGCTACAAGGGCGAACCCTTCTCCTACGCCGTCACTTGGCTGCCCGAATCCATCGGACGCACCTTCGGGCGCAAGGAGCTGTCGTCCATGCCCTTGACGCGCTTGCTCGTTCGCGCCGGTGCGGCCCCTGCGGAGGCGCATCAAAAGGTATTCGCGCGTGCCGCAAGCGCCACGGTTGCACCGCTACTCGAGTTGAGCATCGGCGCCCCGCTGTTGGGCATCGAGCGCACGGTGCGCGACGTTCATGGTCGGCCTGTAGAGCATCTCCGCGCCCTCTACCGCCCCGACCGCTACGCGTTCGAACTGACCATGCACATTCAATCGAACGACCCGGATGCGCTGTGGGAGCCGACGGCACTGAAGGGAAATTGA
- a CDS encoding isocitrate lyase/PEP mutase family protein — translation MRKTTLLKSLIARPEILVMPGAYDPISARLVEAAGFEAIQCTGLGITAATLGLPDFSVLGMSDMAARTAHIVRATGLPVMADGDNGFGNAVNTFLAVQEFEAGGAAGINLEDQQMPKRCGHLSGKQIISAAEMVQKIRAATEARSDRDFVINARTDSLAIGGIAEVIRRGNAYMEAGATMVFVDGADSAETIARLVDEIRGPLAVNMVEGGKTPRGLTVERLQALGVARVSLPLTAILAAVEGMKRALSKLRTSGDPASYDADLAGFDELHSLMGMDRVREMEQRYATGAEKSSATGL, via the coding sequence ATGCGAAAGACCACCCTGCTGAAGTCTTTGATCGCTCGGCCGGAGATTCTGGTGATGCCCGGCGCCTATGACCCGATCAGCGCCCGCCTGGTCGAGGCAGCCGGTTTCGAGGCGATTCAGTGCACGGGCCTTGGCATCACCGCAGCGACGCTCGGCCTGCCGGACTTCAGCGTTCTCGGCATGAGCGACATGGCGGCGCGCACGGCTCACATCGTCCGCGCGACCGGCTTGCCGGTCATGGCCGATGGCGACAACGGCTTCGGTAATGCCGTCAACACCTTCCTTGCAGTCCAGGAATTCGAAGCCGGCGGTGCCGCGGGGATTAACCTGGAGGATCAGCAGATGCCCAAGCGCTGCGGGCATCTCTCGGGTAAGCAGATCATCTCGGCAGCCGAGATGGTGCAGAAGATCCGTGCCGCCACGGAGGCCCGTTCGGACCGCGACTTTGTCATCAATGCGCGCACCGACAGTCTGGCAATCGGTGGGATCGCGGAGGTGATCCGCCGCGGCAATGCCTACATGGAGGCCGGAGCGACGATGGTTTTCGTCGATGGCGCCGACAGTGCCGAGACCATCGCCCGACTGGTCGACGAGATCCGCGGACCACTGGCGGTGAACATGGTCGAGGGCGGCAAGACGCCACGCGGACTGACGGTCGAACGCTTGCAAGCCTTGGGCGTCGCCCGGGTCAGCCTGCCGCTCACCGCAATCCTGGCAGCGGTCGAGGGCATGAAACGCGCGCTGTCAAAGCTCAGGACGAGCGGCGATCCGGCAAGCTACGACGCCGACCTGGCAGGTTTCGACGAGTTGCATAGCCTGATGGGCATGGACCGGGTTCGCGAAATGGAGCAGCGCTACGCGACGGGCGCGGAGAAATCTTCCGCAACCGGCCTGTAG
- a CDS encoding ABC transporter substrate-binding protein, with amino-acid sequence MTIRTRMAAAVAGAALLLGGAALPAVAQDKQEITFAMPSVGMLYLPVYVADVMGYFDERGIEADLRVFKAGGAAAMASVIGGDTHVYPGTPAAAMRAVQQGTDVRIFTALMTQYASNVVIQGDIARELGLTEASSVEDRLKALKDLNIGVTGAGSGTHQLALYMLEQAGYNPETDATVVFVGGSRELLAAFELGRIDGFILSNPTSDTAIAQHDAFLLFDMSAGQIPDLDGYLYITLNARESWLQEDPERSANLVGAIYDATQAMHDPARTEDVRDKVYAAYFDQFDKALFDLAWTSVVKAYPTSPEVSREQLVRVIDFLNQFSDRQFDAPLADSSFTNEFVEKAAAAN; translated from the coding sequence ATGACTATTCGGACTCGGATGGCGGCCGCTGTCGCGGGAGCTGCGCTGTTGTTGGGGGGAGCGGCACTACCGGCTGTCGCGCAGGACAAGCAGGAAATCACCTTTGCGATGCCGAGCGTCGGCATGCTGTATCTGCCGGTCTACGTGGCCGACGTGATGGGCTATTTCGACGAGCGCGGCATCGAGGCCGATCTGCGGGTCTTCAAGGCCGGCGGTGCCGCTGCGATGGCCTCCGTGATCGGCGGCGACACGCACGTCTATCCGGGCACGCCGGCTGCGGCCATGCGTGCGGTTCAGCAGGGGACCGACGTTCGGATCTTCACCGCCCTCATGACTCAGTACGCCTCCAATGTCGTGATTCAGGGCGACATCGCCCGCGAGCTCGGCCTGACCGAGGCCTCGAGTGTCGAAGATCGCCTGAAGGCGTTGAAGGACCTCAACATCGGTGTGACCGGTGCCGGTAGCGGAACGCATCAACTCGCGCTCTATATGCTGGAGCAAGCCGGCTACAATCCCGAGACCGATGCCACAGTGGTCTTCGTCGGCGGAAGCCGCGAGCTGCTGGCCGCGTTCGAGTTGGGCCGCATCGACGGTTTCATCCTCTCCAATCCGACATCCGATACGGCGATCGCTCAGCACGATGCCTTTCTGCTTTTCGATATGTCCGCCGGCCAGATCCCCGATCTAGACGGCTATCTCTACATCACCCTGAACGCGCGGGAGAGTTGGCTGCAGGAGGACCCGGAACGCTCGGCCAATCTCGTCGGGGCGATCTACGATGCCACGCAGGCGATGCACGACCCCGCACGCACCGAAGATGTCCGCGACAAGGTCTATGCCGCTTACTTCGATCAGTTCGACAAGGCCTTGTTCGATCTCGCCTGGACCAGCGTGGTCAAGGCTTACCCGACCTCTCCGGAGGTATCGCGCGAGCAGCTCGTGCGGGTGATCGACTTCTTGAACCAGTTTTCGGACCGGCAGTTCGACGCCCCGCTGGCCGATAGTTCCTTCACCAACGAGTTCGTCGAAAAGGCAGCGGCTGCCAACTGA
- a CDS encoding acyl-CoA dehydrogenase family protein, with translation MDFELNEEQNQFRDSVRRFAERHLAEGALRRAHEPSFPFEVARAMADAGLMGITLPEADGGQGGTLMDAIIAIEQVALVDPRAADVVQQGNFGAIRTLAEYATPAQKARYLPPLLKGETVIGLGMTEANAGSAVTDLTTRAEPDGDGWRITGGKVFTSHSAEADLFLVYVRFGPGVGGVGSVLLERGQEGFVFGQPSNYMNGEQWCALYFDEVRVEPENVLLGPGGFKKQIAGFNAERLGNAARARALGQFAFNAAREHALTRSQFGRPLCEFQGLQWKFADALLALEAAQLLLYRAAVKADRGLPSAQDTALAKLMCNKAGFETAHEAVQVLGGTGYCDEHLVEYCFRKTRGWMIAGGSMEVMRNRIAEGIFDRRFSQRPPQPGTASG, from the coding sequence ATGGACTTCGAACTGAACGAGGAGCAGAACCAGTTCCGTGACAGCGTGCGTCGCTTTGCCGAACGGCATCTCGCCGAGGGCGCCTTGAGGCGAGCGCACGAGCCGAGCTTTCCCTTCGAGGTCGCGCGCGCGATGGCGGATGCCGGGCTGATGGGGATCACCCTGCCCGAGGCCGATGGCGGTCAAGGCGGCACCTTGATGGATGCCATCATCGCCATCGAGCAGGTCGCCTTGGTCGACCCGCGTGCCGCCGACGTGGTTCAGCAAGGCAACTTCGGCGCCATCCGGACCCTCGCCGAGTATGCGACGCCGGCCCAGAAAGCCCGTTACCTGCCACCTCTCCTCAAGGGTGAAACGGTCATCGGCCTTGGTATGACCGAAGCCAATGCCGGCTCCGCCGTGACCGACCTTACGACCCGGGCCGAGCCCGACGGCGACGGCTGGCGGATCACCGGCGGGAAGGTCTTCACGAGCCACTCGGCGGAGGCCGACCTGTTTCTCGTCTACGTCCGTTTCGGGCCGGGTGTCGGGGGCGTTGGGTCGGTGTTGCTCGAGCGCGGCCAGGAGGGTTTCGTCTTCGGTCAGCCCAGCAACTACATGAACGGCGAACAATGGTGCGCGCTCTACTTCGACGAGGTGCGGGTCGAGCCGGAGAACGTGCTGCTAGGACCGGGCGGCTTCAAGAAGCAGATCGCCGGCTTCAACGCCGAGCGACTGGGCAACGCCGCACGGGCGCGAGCCTTGGGTCAATTCGCTTTCAATGCCGCCCGGGAGCATGCGCTCACGCGCAGCCAGTTTGGCCGCCCTCTCTGTGAATTCCAGGGGCTGCAATGGAAGTTCGCGGATGCTCTTCTTGCTCTCGAAGCCGCGCAACTGCTGCTCTATCGCGCAGCAGTCAAGGCCGACCGGGGCCTGCCATCCGCACAGGACACAGCCTTGGCGAAGCTCATGTGCAACAAGGCGGGTTTCGAAACCGCCCATGAAGCCGTGCAGGTCTTGGGCGGAACAGGCTACTGCGACGAGCACCTGGTGGAATACTGCTTCCGGAAGACCCGCGGCTGGATGATTGCCGGTGGCTCCATGGAGGTGATGCGGAACCGGATCGCGGAAGGCATTTTCGACCGCCGCTTCTCCCAACGTCCGCCGCAACCCGGGACCGCGAGCGGATGA
- a CDS encoding acetate--CoA ligase family protein, which translates to MTAALLAPLADCLLRPRSVAIVGASANLDKNNSRPQRYLAKHGYDGRVYPINPAYGTLFDEACYPSLTAVGAPIDHAYVMVPRQAVEGVVEDCIGAGVRCATIFTGGYAESGPAGIARQERLVSQARTGGLRLLGPNSLGVVNTRLPLTLSANAVLERDTLQAGRFGLVSQSGSLIGALVSRGQARGIRFSTLVSVGNESDLSVGEVAEMLLDDPDTDVVSLFLETLRDRAALEAMAAKAHAIGKPVMAYVLGRSELGRSLAQSHTGALAGQAAVMDTFLRELGVLRVDLFESLIETPPLLAGRQRPAGRRAAVVTTTGGGGAIVADHLGERGLTVVQPSTELRKALATHGLTIGETPVIDLTMAGTRQETVDACLGALIDDPGIDAVVMVVGSSSEFYPELAVTPLTKWAGAAKPIAAFLFPNAEESLALLAEAGIAAFRTPEACADALNAYLRWAPPRVRRTQPLPTAAVQIVEVHREAGDLNERDALALFSALGISVAECRVMPLGGPVPADLSYPVAAKILSSDIAHKSDLGGVALDLSDGTILLETARRLHRSVAAAQPDARLDGILIQPMVEGLAEVIVGFRIDPLAGPVVIVGVGGVLAEIYGDVSLRLAPVGRDEALAMLREVKGLAPLFGARGRPKGDVDALARTIEALSHLAADGGPAVQEAEINPLVVMNEGCGAVAVDGWVRLAKQGGIHD; encoded by the coding sequence ATGACCGCCGCTCTCTTAGCGCCGCTCGCCGACTGCCTGCTCCGTCCTCGGAGTGTGGCCATCGTCGGTGCTTCGGCGAACCTCGACAAGAACAACAGCCGGCCTCAGCGTTATCTGGCGAAACACGGGTACGACGGCCGCGTCTATCCGATCAATCCGGCCTACGGGACCCTTTTCGACGAAGCCTGCTACCCCAGCTTGACCGCTGTCGGCGCGCCGATCGATCATGCCTACGTCATGGTTCCACGCCAGGCCGTCGAGGGTGTGGTAGAGGACTGCATCGGAGCCGGCGTGCGTTGTGCGACCATCTTCACCGGGGGTTACGCCGAAAGCGGGCCGGCCGGTATCGCCCGGCAGGAACGCCTCGTCTCGCAAGCCCGGACCGGGGGGCTGCGTCTGCTCGGGCCCAACAGTCTGGGAGTCGTAAATACACGCCTTCCGCTGACCCTTAGTGCGAATGCCGTTCTCGAGCGCGACACCCTTCAGGCCGGCCGCTTCGGACTGGTATCCCAGTCCGGCAGCCTGATCGGCGCGCTCGTGTCGCGCGGGCAGGCACGGGGCATCCGCTTCTCGACGCTGGTGTCCGTGGGCAACGAGTCCGATCTGTCGGTCGGAGAGGTCGCCGAGATGCTGCTGGACGATCCGGACACGGATGTCGTCTCTCTTTTTCTCGAAACCCTTCGCGACCGTGCGGCTCTAGAGGCAATGGCGGCGAAAGCCCATGCCATCGGCAAACCAGTCATGGCCTACGTGCTCGGCCGATCGGAACTGGGCCGCAGCTTGGCCCAGTCGCATACGGGAGCGCTGGCGGGCCAGGCGGCCGTCATGGATACCTTTCTGCGGGAACTGGGCGTCCTGCGGGTCGATCTGTTCGAAAGCCTGATCGAAACACCGCCCCTTTTGGCTGGGCGGCAAAGGCCCGCAGGACGGCGTGCGGCCGTCGTGACCACGACCGGCGGCGGCGGCGCCATCGTCGCCGACCATCTCGGGGAACGCGGCCTGACCGTCGTTCAGCCGTCCACCGAACTGCGGAAAGCCCTGGCCACCCACGGTCTCACAATCGGAGAAACACCGGTTATCGACCTGACCATGGCCGGAACGCGGCAGGAGACCGTGGACGCCTGCCTCGGCGCGCTGATCGACGATCCGGGCATCGATGCCGTGGTGATGGTCGTCGGCTCCTCCTCGGAGTTCTATCCGGAGTTGGCCGTCACGCCTTTGACGAAATGGGCCGGTGCCGCAAAGCCCATCGCGGCCTTTCTCTTTCCCAATGCGGAAGAGTCCCTCGCGCTGCTGGCCGAGGCGGGTATCGCCGCCTTCCGCACACCCGAAGCCTGCGCCGACGCTCTCAACGCCTACCTGCGCTGGGCGCCGCCGCGGGTTCGAAGGACGCAACCGCTGCCGACTGCAGCAGTTCAAATCGTCGAAGTCCACCGTGAGGCGGGAGACCTCAATGAGCGCGATGCCCTGGCTCTCTTCTCCGCCCTCGGCATCTCCGTCGCCGAGTGCCGCGTCATGCCCCTGGGCGGTCCCGTCCCGGCAGACCTGAGCTACCCTGTCGCCGCCAAAATTCTATCTTCCGACATCGCGCATAAAAGCGATCTCGGCGGCGTCGCCCTCGACCTGTCCGATGGAACGATACTGCTGGAGACGGCAAGGCGCTTGCACCGCTCGGTCGCCGCCGCTCAACCCGATGCGCGGCTGGACGGGATCCTGATCCAACCGATGGTCGAGGGTTTGGCCGAAGTCATCGTCGGCTTCCGGATCGACCCGCTCGCCGGACCGGTGGTGATAGTCGGCGTCGGCGGCGTTCTCGCGGAAATCTACGGCGACGTCTCCCTTCGGCTGGCGCCGGTCGGTCGGGATGAAGCTCTGGCGATGCTGCGCGAGGTCAAGGGCCTTGCTCCTCTCTTCGGGGCGCGGGGGCGTCCAAAAGGCGATGTGGACGCGCTGGCGCGCACGATCGAAGCTCTCTCGCACCTGGCGGCCGACGGCGGGCCGGCCGTTCAGGAAGCGGAAATCAATCCACTGGTCGTCATGAACGAAGGGTGCGGCGCCGTGGCCGTGGACGGCTGGGTGAGGCTTGCCAAGCAAGGTGGGATCCATGACTGA